A genomic region of Candidozyma auris chromosome 5, complete sequence contains the following coding sequences:
- a CDS encoding rRNA-binding ribosome biosynthesis protein UTP25 produces the protein MVKRTAQEPSSNGTKRPRQKYGRQELRQIKRTTRRDKEPEANEEGDAHHSEVESKEPQEEEAESVPAGEDKRLAYNALLTLLKSDHPEIRNKSAKKAKEKESEDIAGFNVEEEEAEDDAEGEGSEVEDVDAEEDEDILSKDPFESHFNLVSEDFIERKADAMAEKKPWHSEKRKVENTIYTAVSQTPPGEEFSVPKFNKSQSHLGQYHSIKRRVGEAFLKNYSGDLKPLDKTLLDEFLAYKDVMFPSKSYKNTTYQRLYALHVLNHVFKTRDRVMKNNEKLKKFLEDVREGRIDGATEEPELRDQGFTRPKALILLPTRNAAYELVELLIKLSGCDQQENRKRFKQEFYEPGGPSETKPADFKEMFKGNSNDFFSIGLKFTRKALKLYSSFYKSDVLIASPIGLSMILEDPKQSKRQYDFLSSIEVLVIDHANQIEMQNWDHVNTVMKYINKIPKESHGADFSRIRMWAINDRSSLLRQTLVFSEFTTPVVNSILSKSQNVAGKTRYKPEITTQTCIMNSIGIKIKQIFQRFESPDPVSNYEARFKFLINSVLPSISKQTSYEDGLLIYIPSYFDYVRIKSHMKQNTKLNFGSIDEYSSQSRVTKTRHNFQTGKIKVMLYTERLHHFRRFEIAGVKTVLIYEPPSNPLFYKELLRFVAKSVFKEEADIDLSFVKTLYSKWDAVALERIVGNERAPILCNSVNETYEFR, from the coding sequence ATGGTAAAAAGGACAGCTCAGGAGCCAAGCTCGAATGGCACAAAACGACCCAGACAGAAATATGGAAGACAAGAGCTCAGGCAAATAAAGCGAACAACACGCAGAGACAAAGAGCCAGAGGCCAATGAGGAGGGCGATGCTCATCACTCCGAGGTGGAGCTGAAGGAGCCTCAGGAAGAGGAAGCTGAGCTGGTACCCGCTGGCGAAGACAAAAGATTGGCCTACAATGCATTACTTACGCTCTTGAAAAGCGATCATCCGGAAATCAGAAACAAGtctgcaaagaaagctAAGGAAAAGGAGCTGGAGGATATCGCTGGGTTCAACgtggaggaagaagaagccgagGACGATGCGGAAGGGGAAGGGTCTGAAGTTGAGGATGTtgatgctgaagaagacgaagacaTTCTCTCGAAGGACCCCTTCGAGAGTCATTTCAATTTGGTGTCTGAGGATTTCATAGAACGCAAGGCGGATGCTatggcagagaagaaacccTGGCATTCCGAGAAGCGTAAGGTTGAAAACACGATATACACCGCTGTTCTGCAAACGCCTCCAGGAGAAGAATTCTCCGTCCCCAAATTCAACAAACTGCAACTGCATCTTGGACAGTACCATAGCATCAAAAGAAGGGTTGGCGAAGCCTTTCTTAAGAACTACTCTGGGGATCTCAAGCCCTTGGATAAGACATTGCTTGACGAATTTCTTGCTTACAAAGATGTCATGTTTCCTTCCAAATCTTACAAAAATACAACGTACCAAAGATTGTACGCATTGCATGTCTTGAACCATGTGTTCAAGACTAGAGATAGAGTCATGAAAAACAACGAGAAACTAAAAAAGTTTCTAGAAGATGTCAGGGAGGGCAGAATTGACGGGGCCACAGAAGAACCAGAGCTTCGTGACCAGGGCTTCACCAGACCGAAGGCATTAATTCTTCTACCCACTAGAAACGCAGCATACGAACTTGTCGAGCTTCTCATAAAGCTTTCTGGCTGTGACCAACAGGAAAATAGAAAGCGGTTTAAGCAGGAATTTTACGAACCTGGTGGCCCCTCAGAGACAAAGCCCGCAGATTTCAAGGAGATGTTCAAGGGCAACTCAAATGATTTTTTCAGTATAGGATTGAAGTTTACAAGAAAAGCCCTCAAGCTTTATTCCTCCTTTTACAAATCCGATGTGTTGATAGCATCACCAATTGGACTTTCCATGATCCTTGAGGACCCCAAACAGTCGAAGAGACAGTATGACTTCTTGTCTTCCATTGAGGTTCTTGTGATAGACCATGCAAACCAGATCGAGATGCAAAATTGGGACCACGTTAATACAGTGATGAAGTATATCAACAAGATCCCCAAGGAATCGCATGGAGCTGACTTTTCAAGAATTAGAATGTGGGCCATCAATGATAGGCTGAGTCTCTTGCGTCAAACTTTGGTTTTCAGCGAGTTCACCACACCCGTTGTCAACAGTATTCTATCCAAGTCACAGAACGTGGCCGGCAAAACCAGATACAAGCCAGAGATCACCACGCAAACTTGCATTATGAATTCCATTGgtatcaaaatcaagcaaatcTTCCAGCGGTTTGAGTCGCCCGATCCAGTATCTAATTATGAGGCTCGTTTCAAGTTTCTCATCAACTCAGTGCTCCCGTCTATCAGCAAACAGACTCTGTATGAAGACGGACTTTTGATATACATCCCTTCCTACTTCGACTACGTGAGGATCAAGAGCCATATGAAGCAGAACACAAAGCTCAACTTTGGATCTATTGACGAGTATTCCTCTCAATCAAGGGTGACCAAAACACGCCACAACTTCCAGACTGGCAAGATCAAAGTTATGTTGTACACGGAAAGATTGCATCATTTCAGACGGTTTGAGATCGCTGGCGTGAAGACCGTGTTGATCTATGAGCCGCCATCCAATCCATTGTTCtacaaagagcttcttcggTTTGTGGCCAAGTCTGTgttcaaggaagaagcCGACATTGATCTCTCGTTCGTCAAGACGCTCTATTCGAAATGGGATGCGGTAGCCTTAGAGCGAATCGTGGGCAACGAGAGGGCTCCAATCCTCTGCAACTCAGTCAACGAAACCTATGAGTTCAGGTGA
- the GLN1 gene encoding glutamate--ammonia ligase → MTGITEQTAILAKYFDLNQNGKVMAEYVWIDAEGNTRSKCKTLSKKPSAVDDLPEWNFDGSSTGQAPGHDSDVYLRPVAFYPDPFRKGDNVIVLCECWNNDGTPNKFNHRHECAKLMSAHADEQVWFGLEQEYTLFDQYDNVYAWPKGGFPAPQGPYYCGVGTGKVYARDVVEAHYRACLHAGINISGINAEVMPSQWEFQVGPCSGIEMGDQLWMARFLLQRVAEEFGVKISFHPKPLKGEWNGAGCHTNVSTKSMREAGGMKYIEDALAKLAKRHKEHLVLYGADNEQRLTGRHETASMEAFSSGVANRGASVRIPRAVAKEGYGYFEDRRPASNIDPYLVTGIMVETICGAIPDADMYKEYARESE, encoded by the coding sequence ATGACCGGTATCACAGAACAAACCGCTATACTAGCCAAATACTTTGATTTGAACCAAAATGGCAAGGTGATGGCTGAGTACGTCTGGATTGACGCTGAGGGTAACACAAGATCAAAGTGTAAGACCCTCAGTAAAAAGCCTTCCGCTGTTGACGATTTGCCCGAATGGAACTTTGACGGTTCCTCTACTGGTCAGGCCCCAGGCCACGACTCTGACGTGTACCTTCGTCCAGTTGCCTTCTACCCTGATCCTTTCAGAAAGGGTGACAACGTGATTGTGTTGTGTGAATGTTGGAACAACGATGGTACGCCTAACAAGTTCAACCACAGACACGAATGCGCCAAGTTGATGTCTGCGCACGCTGACGAACAGGTGTGGTTTggtcttgaacaagaataCACTCTCTTCGACCAGTACGACAATGTCTACGCCTGGCCAAAGGGTGGCTTCCCTGCTCCTCAGGGTCCTTACTACTGTGGTGTCGGTACTGGTAAGGTTTACGCTAGAGAcgttgttgaagctcaCTACAGAGCATGCTTACATGCTGGTATCAACATCTCTGGTATCAACGCCGAGGTGATGCCTTCCCAATGGGAGTTCCAGGTTGGTCCTTGCTCAGGTATTGAGATGGGTGACCAGTTGTGGATGGCGCGTTTCCTTTTACAAAGAGTCGCCGAGGAGTTCGGCGTGAAGATCTCCTTCCACCCTAAGCCATTGAAGGGCGAATGGAATGGTGCTGGTTGCCACACCAACGTCTCGACCAAGAGCATGAGGGAAGCCGGAGGCATGAAGTACATTGAGGATGCCCTCGcaaagttggccaagagaCACAAGGAACACTTGGTGCTTTATGGTGCCGACAACGAGCAGAGATTGACTGGTCGTCACGAGACTGCCTCCATGGAGGCCTTCTCTTCGGGTGTTGCTAACAGAGGCGCCTCTGTGAGAATTCCAAGAGCTGTGGCCAAGGAGGGCTACGGCTACTTTGAAGACAGAAGACCCGCCTCCAACATTGACCCATACTTGGTCACCGGTATTATGGTGGAGACCATCTGTGGTGCTATCCCTGACGCTGACATGTACAAGGAGTACGCTAGAGAGTCGGAGTAA
- a CDS encoding OPT family small oligopeptide transporter produces the protein MSRSENASAEKDSALKVPSSSEPNIGEEFPTDEKNLGDYALAAVESKNTLDTDDGFKFNEGDIMAILIDDDEHLPSLTLRMWVMAVCLGAFIAGVDAFFNMRFPTISITVVVIQVISWPLGQAWHYIVPAWTVTLPFDCSFSLNPGPFNYKEHTCIFIFCNVVISAGLVNNLVIEDTKYFKKDIGIGRQILFNMSCYIQSVGLVGIFRDVMITPAERVWPGVLSNIALFKTIYSRDNPVVHGWKMPRYIFFVIVFLGSFVYYWFPDLIFPFFSTIGAWISWCKPDSAALSQVFGVKTGLGLFPLTLDWTQITSINNPLTTPFFAVASMFVSFVFWIWIIMPGLYYQNHWETAHMPIMSNSVFDMHGKQYNFSEIVDRNWQLDKQKFESYSHAFMPVAFLMSLALGIAVFSSLVVHTVLKFYSEIWLPWVNRSRHEDIFNKAVRHYKEFPKWIYFVMIAVGLGLGFAFSEGWDNSPIDAGGYFVSVLIGSTMFVPLSLLEARANTIVSLQSFFEIVSANWYKGNAYTLLYFYSFGFSIIQHGMHMAQGAKMGHYMRVPPKHVMFLSLCGGIWAALVSPSVTGYLLHHIDDICTPHARNNMVCRKQKTAFNTHSMWGLFGSEIFAPGGRYDWVLWFFLVGALVPIVHFVWCKFRPNTWVRRFDPILFFGGAANIPGVTGYNFSCWFATAAVFNYFIHRKYTSWWRKYNLVSSVALDSGVAIAAILIYFCVVYTGGSKNYSWWGTQVAKEGCDAQGCPHFSKIIPKPDGYEF, from the coding sequence ATGTCCCGTTCAGAAAATGCTTCTGCGGAGAAGGACTCTGCCCTAAAGGTTCCATCAAGCTCAGAGCCAAACATTGGTGAAGAGTTCCCTAcagatgagaagaatctcGGAGACTACGCCTTGGCGGCTGTTGAGTCCAAAAACACCTTGGACACTGACGATGGTTTCAAGTTCAATGAAGGTGACATCATGGCCATCTTAATAGACGACGATGAGCACTTGCCCTCGTTGACCTTACGTATGTGGGTTATGGCTGTTTGCTTGGGTGCATTTATCGCTGGTGttgatgctttcttcaacatgagGTTCCCTACTATAAGTATCACGGTGGTCGTGATACAGGTAATTTCGTGGCCTCTCGGTCAAGCATGGCATTATATTGTCCCTGCGTGGACTGTAACTCTTCCCTTTGACTGTTCTTTCAGCTTGAACCCGGGCCCTTTCAATTATAAAGAGCACACATGCATTTTCATATTCTGCAACGTTGTCATCAGTGCCGGTTTGGTGAACAATTTGGTGATTGAAGACACAAAATACTTTAAGAAGGACATTGGCATCGGCAGGCAGATTCTTTTCAACATGTCGTGCTACATCCAGTCTGTCGGCCTTGTTGGAATATTCAGAGACGTCATGATCACTCCTGCTGAAAGAGTCTGGCCGGGAGTGCTCTCCAACATTGCCTTGTTCAAGACCATCTACTCAAGGGACAATCCGGTGGTACACGGGTGGAAAATGCCCCGCTATATCTTTTTTGTCATTGTATTCTTGGGGTCGTTTGTATACTACTGGTTTCCAGACCTCATTTTcccatttttttccacAATTGGTGCCTGGATCAGTTGGTGCAAGCCTGATAGTGCTGCATTGTCACAGGTTTTTGGAGTGAAGACGGGTCTTGGGCTTTTCCCGCTCACTCTCGACTGGACACAAATCACCTCTATAAACAATCCTTTGACTACTCCATTTTTCGCTGTCGCCTCAATGTTTGTCTCATTTGTTTTCTGGATCTGGATTATCATGCCAGGACTCTACTACCAGAACCACTGGGAAACTGCCCACATGCCTATCATGAGTAATAGTGTGTTTGATATGCACGGAAAGCAGTACAATTTCTCCGAGATTGTCGACCGCAATTGGCAACTTGACAAACAAAAATTTGAATCCTATTCACATGCATTCATGCCTGTTGcatttttgatgagtttggCTCTTGGTATTGCCgtcttttcttctcttgtcGTCCATACCGTTCTCAAGTTCTACTCGGAGATTTGGTTGCCATGGGTGAACCGTAGCAGACACGAGgatatcttcaacaaggcagTTAGACATTACAAGGAATTCCCCAAATGGATCTACTTTGTCATGATTGCTGTTGGGTTGGGACTTGGATTTGCATTCTCTGAAGGATGGGACAATTCTCCCATTGATGCTGGCGGATATTTTGTCTCAGTTCTCATCGGCTCCACGATGTTTGTGCCTCTCTcgcttcttgaagccagGGCCAACACAATTGTATCTTTACagagcttcttcgaaaTAGTCTCCGCTAATTGGTATAAGGGCAACGCATACACTTTACTCTACTTCTACTCCTTCGGCTTCAGTATTATCCAGCACGGTATGCACATGGCTCAAGGTGCTAAGATGGGCCATTACATGAGGGTTCCTCCCAAGCATGTCATGTTCTTGCTGTTATGTGGAGGCATATGGGCTGCTTTAGTGTCGCCATCGGTGACAGGTTACTTGTTGCACCATATTGATGATATCTGTACTCCCCACGCCAGAAACAACATGGTTTGCCGTAAGCAGAAGACCGCTTTCAACACCCATTCGATGTGGGGTTTGTTTGGAAGTGAGATCTTTGCTCCAGGAGGCAGGTATGACTGGGTCTTGTGGTTTTTCCTTGTTGGTGCATTGGTGCCTATTGTCCATTTCGTTTGGTGTAAGTTTAGGCCAAATACTTGGGTCAGGAGATTTGACCCTATTCTATTCTTTGGCGGTGCTGCTAATATACCTGGTGTCACAGGGTACAacttttcttgttggttTGCTACTGCTGCCGTTTTCAACTACTTCATTCACCGTAAGTACacttcttggtggagaaAATACAACTTGGTTAGCTCGGTGGCACTTGATAGTGGAGTCGCCATAGCAGCAATTTTAATTTACTTCTGTGTCGTCTACACTGGTGGTTCCAAGAACTACTCCTGGTGGGGAACGCAAGTGGCGAAGGAAGGATGTGATGCCCAAGGCTGCCCtcatttttcaaagatCATTCCAAAACCTGACGGATATGAATTTTAA
- a CDS encoding OPT family small oligopeptide transporter: MSEKLNPSTSISKGGGRLDTTAHEVDLHEITSHQYSLNGVADGLTSDQKFYVLKRLDLNHLKSFEDLPPSAVFMLEKISEIEIVEAESILKSFLKDHDGDVNIPMETFDFIAQLVKYEHATDSDGPVSYEDENSASSREKSQVHVAEKTVKNLESAESDDIFDWELQTKTEAALIAYWSPYPEVRSVTDPFDDPDTPCETLRVYIIGVVWVVLGTFINQFFVERMPSISLSSMVVQLFVYPCGKFLELTLPAKTFKLWRWEINLNPGPWSHKEQMLATLCYSVSGSAVYATYFIYLQKLEMFYDNPKFTIGAQFLIVLSSNLLGFGFAGIIRKFVVYPVSAIWPTILPNLAVNKALVQREKKENINGWSISRYSFFLITFVVSFLYFWVPDYLFTALSTFNWISWAAPNNFNVAAITGSQSGLGLNPITTFDWNIINMSGPLYVPFFAQLNQYIGMLIGFFCIVGVWWSNYKWTGFLPINSNGIFTNTGEPYAVTAILNDEKKLDLAKYEKMGPPFYSAANLVTYGTFFALYPMNFFYVILTHFKQLKFAVVGLVKSLNFKKKRSTYEGFDDPFSVSMKKYPEVPEWWFTVILVICIVFSIITVEVYDLQTPVWTIFFALALNFVFLLPFAIVYAATGTQNSINVLLEMIIGYALPGNGTALNYVKTLGTNIDVQAENYFTNQKQAHYWRIAPRALFRVQMVSVIVNSLLSVGVIEVVLDSVSGFCEPHQPQKFTCPGSNTFYSSSVIWGVIGPKRVFGGLYPILQWCFLIGFLAAFPCWALKKYYGHTTIGKYLHPIVLSFGLMNYAPYNLTYYTPGFIASFFFMYVIRKRYTAWWEKYNYTLSGALQGGVAFSGIIIFFAVQYHEKYISWWGNNVNNNVLDAYAPARLNATIDAPDGYFGPRVGHFP, encoded by the coding sequence ATGTCCGAAAAGCTTAATCCTTCTACGAGTATCTCCAAAGGCGGTGGTAGGCTTGACACCACGGCTCACGAAGTTGACTTACATGAGATTACCTCTCACCAGTATTCCTTGAATGGGGTTGCTGACGGTCTTACCTCGGACCAGAAGTTTTACGTCCTTAAAAGATTGGATCTTAATCATCTCAAATCTTTTGAGGATTTGCCTCCATCTGCTGTTTTTATGTTGGAAAAAATTCTGGAGATCGAGATTGTTGAGGCAGAAAgcattttgaaaagttttttgaaggatCATGATGGTGACGTCAATATTCCAATGGAGACCTTCGACTTCATTGCGCAACTCGTCAAATATGAACACGCAACAGACTCAGATGGCCCTGTAAGCTACGAAGATGAGAATTCAGCAAGCTCCagagaaaaaagccaaGTTCATGTCGCAGAGAAGACGGTCAAAAACCTTGAATCAGCCGAGTCCGATGACATTTTTGACTGGGAGTTGCAAACCAAAACTGAAGCTGCTCTTATTGCTTACTGGTCTCCATACCCTGAGGTCAGATCTGTTACAGATCCATTCGACGATCCAGATACTCCTTGCGAAACGTTACGTGTTTACATAATCGGTGTCGTATGGGTGGTTCTCGGTACCTTCATTAACCAATTCTTCGTCGAAAGAATGCCAAGCATTTCTTTGCTGTCAATGGTGGTGCAGCTTTTTGTCTATCCTTGCGGAAAGTTTTTGGAGTTGACGCTTCCTGCCAAAACTTTCAAGTTGTGGAGATGGGAGATCAATTTAAATCCTGGTCCATGGTCTCATAAGGAACAAATGTTAGCAACTTTGTGCTACAGTGTGAGTGGAAGTGCAGTGTATGCAACATACTTCATTTACCTCCAGAAGCTTGAGATGTTCTATGACAACCCAAAATTTACAATTGGCGCCCAATTTCTTATTGTATTATCATCAAACCTTTTGGGTTTTGGGTTCGCCGGAATTATCCGTAAATTCGTTGTTTACCCTGTTTCAGCAATCTGGCCGACTATTCTTCCAAACCTTGCTGTTAACAAAGCTTTGGTacaaagagagaagaaagaaaatatCAACGGGTGGTCGATTTCCAGATAttcattcttcttgattaCCTTTGTTGTATCTTTTCTATACTTCTGGGTTCCCGACTACTTGTTTACGGCACTTTCCACATTCAACTGGATATCCTGGGCAGCACCAAACAACTTCAATGTTGCTGCAATTACGGGGTCCCAAAGTGGTCTTGGGTTGAATCCTATCACCACCTTTGATTGGAACATCATCAATATGAGCGGGCCTTTGTACGTTCCCTTTTTTGCCCAGTTGAATCAGTACATTGGCATGCTCATTGGATTCTTCTGTATTGTGGGAGTTTGGTGGTCAAACTACAAATGGACGGGCTTCTTACCAATTAACTCCAATGGCATTTTCACAAATACAGGTGAACCTTATGCTGTGACTGCTATTCTtaatgatgaaaagaaacttgatCTAGCCAAGTATGAAAAAATGGGGCCCCCATTCTACTCAGCTGCGAACTTGGTGACCTATGGCACGTTTTTTGCTTTATACCCcatgaattttttttatgtgATATTAACTCACTtcaagcaattgaagtTTGCTGTGGTTGGTCTTGTCAAATCGCTtaatttcaagaaaaaaCGCTCAACCTACGAGGGTTTCGATGACCCCTTCTCTGTTTCCATGAAAAAGTACCCCGAAGTCCCAGAGTGGTGGTTCACCGTGATCTTGGTGATATGTATCGTTTTCTCGATTATAACAGTGGAGGTTTATGATTTGCAAACTCCAGTGTGGaccattttctttgctttggcCCTCAACTTCGTTTTCTTGTTACCTTTTGCCATAGTTTACGCTGCGACAGGTACTCAAAACTCAATCAacgttcttcttgagatgaTTATTGGTTACGCACTTCCAGGTAATGGAACCGCACTCAACTACGTCAAGACCTTAGGTACCAACATCGACGTCCAGGCTGAAAACTACTTCACCAACCAGAAACAGGCACACTATTGGAGAATCGCGCCAAGAGCCTTGTTTAGGGTGCAAATGGTTTCTGTGATCGTCAATAGTCTTTTGTCTGTTGGCGTGATAGAAGTGGTGTTGGATTCCGTGTCAGGCTTTTGTGAACCACATCAGCCTCAAAAGTTCACGTGTCCTGGATCAAATACTTTCTACTCGTCGTCTGTGATTTGGGGTGTAATTGGGCCAAAACGAGTCTTTGGAGGTCTCTATCCTATTTTGCAGTGgtgcttcttgattggGTTCCTTGCCGCCTTCCCATGCTgggcattgaagaaatacTACGGACACACGACGATAGGCAAATATCTTCACCCCATTGTGCTTTCATTTGGTCTCATGAACTATGCCCCCTACAATTTGACGTATTATACTCCTGGATTCATAgcatctttctttttcatgtATGTGATAAGAAAACGGTACACTGCGTGGTGGGAAAAGTACAACTACACCCTCTCAGgagctcttcaaggtgGTGTCGCTTTCAGCGGAATTATCATCTTTTTCGCTGTTCAGTATCATGAGAAGTATATTTCCTGGTGGGGCAATAACGTGAACAATAATGTTCTTGATGCGTATGCTCCAGCTAGACTCAATGCCACTATCGATGCCCCAGATGGATACTTTGGTCCAAGAGTTGGACACTTTCCTTAA
- the RAD10 gene encoding Rad10p, which translates to MSENIDQSSFASILEGVRKMRESYDTSPSASKEVEQPQQSKIPAASPVPREQSTAKNVAVSSRNSLDTTAQIQPPGQAQPPKNRHRPNRPVGSRRVRESVQTYTSVQVAHSQKGNPLLESPSMKLTPWMYNGQILSDYYINATLQVIFLSLKYHKLRPEYVWRRIEKMKGGSSIVEERQDNDEVLRVLLVVVDIDSPQDAIRSLSAICVRHDLSIVVAWSFEEAGNYIAYFKQNEMARSKVDSSIQGLKKEDYNSTIVSSLTTVRAVNKTDVANLLANCKSFKSIVTMATETNGLSHIQGLGERKLLNLRAAFAEPFIFNKDYEAGNA; encoded by the coding sequence ATGTCTGAAAATATCGACCAGTCGTCGTTTGCCAGCATTCTAGAAGGCGTCCGCAAGATGCGTGAGTCTTACGACACTTCTCCTTCTGCGAGCAAAGAGGTTGAGCAACCCCAGCAGAGTAAGATACCTGCAGCATCTCCAGTTCCCAGGGAGCAAAGCACAGCAAAGAATGTagctgtttcttctcgaaATAGCCTTGATACTACTGCGCAAATTCAGCCGCCTGGGCAAGCTCAACCGCCCAAGAATCGCCATAGACCTAACCGGCCGGTAGGATCTAGGAGAGTCCGAGAAAGCGTACAAACATATACGTCGGTGCAAGTGGCACATTCACAGAAGGGTAATCCCCTTTTGGAGAGTCCGCTGATGAAGCTCACGCCGTGGATGTACAATGGGCAGATTCTTCTGGACTACTACATCAACGCCACTCTTCAGGTGATTTTTCTCTCCTTGAAGTACCACAAGCTTCGACCTGAGTACGTCTGGAggagaattgaaaaaatgAAAGGAGGAAGCTCAATTGTGGAGGAACGGCAGGATAACGATGAGGTGCTCCGGGTGCTTTTAGTCGTGGTGGATATCGACTCTCCGCAAGACGCCATTCGCTCTTTACTGGCGATCTGTGTTCGTCACGATTTGTCGATAGTGGTGGCATGGCTGTTTGAAGAGGCAGGTAATTACATTGCATATTTCAAGCAGAACGAGATGGCCAGGTCTAAGGTAGACCTGTCGATCCAGGGTCTCAAAAAGGAAGATTACAACTCAACAATAGTAAGCTCGTTGACCACTGTGAGGGCCGTCAATAAGACAGACGTTGCCAATCTTTTGGCCAATTGCAAGTCGTTCAAGTCTATTGTCACCATGGCAACTGAAACCAATGGGCTTTCTCACATTCAGGGACTTGGGGAGCGGAAACTTTTAAATCTACGAGCAGCGTTTGCTGAACCGTTCATTTTTAATAAGGACTATGAGGCTGGCAATGCATAG